A stretch of the Geovibrio thiophilus genome encodes the following:
- the thiF gene encoding sulfur carrier protein ThiS adenylyltransferase ThiF, with product MKIYVNEKERTVEKGVSAFAVRAFFKADADVVILNGHLIGADMPLKDGDRISLIKKGEIPPADELESLLVSRHTPGVHEKMKKAKIAVAGLGGLGSNIAVSLARMGAGDMLLADYDVVEPSNINRQQYFVDQIGMKKTDALRANLERINPYASYTYKDIFLTEENTAEIFKGYDVIIEAIDKAETKAMIIRECAAKCRDSFIIGASGLAGYADTSVISVRFAGKMAIAGDFVNEAKPGQGLMAPRVAVAANIQANLAVRYILGDLQEVKR from the coding sequence ATGAAAATATATGTGAATGAGAAAGAAAGAACGGTGGAAAAAGGCGTTTCAGCATTTGCCGTGAGGGCTTTTTTTAAAGCTGACGCGGATGTGGTTATTCTCAACGGACACCTCATAGGGGCGGACATGCCGCTTAAGGACGGAGACAGAATATCCCTGATAAAAAAGGGTGAAATCCCCCCCGCGGACGAGCTTGAGAGCCTTCTTGTATCCCGCCATACCCCCGGTGTGCACGAAAAGATGAAAAAGGCGAAAATAGCCGTGGCAGGACTCGGCGGGCTCGGCTCAAATATAGCTGTCAGCCTAGCCAGAATGGGCGCCGGAGATATGCTCCTTGCGGATTATGATGTGGTGGAGCCGTCCAACATCAACCGTCAGCAGTATTTCGTGGATCAGATAGGCATGAAGAAAACAGACGCCCTGAGAGCGAACCTCGAACGCATAAATCCCTATGCTTCATATACTTACAAAGACATTTTCCTCACGGAGGAGAATACTGCGGAAATTTTTAAGGGCTATGACGTAATCATTGAAGCCATAGACAAAGCCGAAACAAAGGCTATGATAATACGAGAATGCGCGGCAAAATGCCGTGACAGCTTCATAATCGGCGCAAGCGGGCTCGCGGGATATGCTGACACCTCGGTTATAAGCGTGCGCTTCGCCGGAAAAATGGCGATAGCGGGCGACTTCGTAAATGAGGCAAAGCCCGGGCAGGGACTCATGGCACCTCGGGTTGCCGTGGCGGCGAATATTCAGGCGAATCTGGCTGTGAGATACATTTTGGGTGATTTGCAGGAGGTTAAAAGATGA